One genomic segment of Natrononativus amylolyticus includes these proteins:
- a CDS encoding PGF-CTERM sorting domain-containing protein, producing MFERHEPEVYRAVAGAVVLVLASIAATGFLAGPAAASTLDAPATYASVADQNVTIEDEYVEPVPERGDTYFEAEDPDGNWISYINPRDRYRSPYLGDGSGKICVTLLNEAGEHVVGESVPNTTATVPTGDSLEWHPDADPMVVEFPLTEHYDRPLDADQFGTTSDLPQGDGYLDSHCIEIHGLPEDETVEYGEVEIDGEYADWIEVVGYIQVENEAWDTDVDPIADAVPYEEAGGWTYHPDGSHGQVVIVLQLDPPEDAYPDTTETDDDAEGDDEAGTDDETGADDTESGDGDDEQVRSDDAGADDATGSGADRSPGFGVVLALVALGGGALLRARR from the coding sequence TCCTCGTACTCGCGAGCATCGCTGCGACGGGGTTCCTCGCGGGACCCGCGGCGGCGAGTACGCTGGACGCACCCGCCACGTACGCGAGTGTCGCCGACCAGAACGTAACGATCGAAGACGAGTACGTGGAGCCGGTTCCCGAACGTGGCGACACCTACTTCGAGGCCGAAGATCCGGACGGCAACTGGATCAGCTACATCAATCCGCGCGACCGCTACCGGAGCCCGTACCTCGGGGACGGCTCCGGGAAGATCTGTGTCACCCTGCTGAACGAGGCCGGAGAGCACGTGGTCGGCGAGAGCGTGCCGAACACGACGGCGACGGTACCGACCGGCGACTCCCTCGAGTGGCACCCCGACGCCGATCCGATGGTCGTCGAGTTCCCGCTCACAGAACACTACGACCGGCCGCTGGACGCCGACCAGTTCGGTACCACGTCGGATCTCCCGCAGGGCGACGGCTACCTCGACTCTCACTGTATCGAGATCCACGGCCTGCCCGAGGACGAAACCGTCGAGTACGGCGAGGTAGAGATCGACGGCGAGTACGCCGACTGGATCGAGGTCGTCGGCTACATCCAGGTGGAAAACGAGGCGTGGGACACCGACGTCGATCCGATCGCGGACGCGGTCCCCTACGAGGAAGCCGGCGGCTGGACCTACCACCCCGACGGCTCACACGGACAGGTCGTGATCGTGCTCCAGCTCGACCCACCCGAGGACGCCTACCCCGACACGACCGAGACCGACGACGACGCCGAAGGCGACGACGAGGCGGGAACCGACGACGAAACGGGAGCTGACGACACCGAGAGCGGCGACGGCGACGACGAGCAGGTACGGAGCGACGACGCCGGAGCGGACGACGCGACCGGCTCGGGAGCCGACCGCTCGCCAGGATTCGGCGTCGTCCTCGCGCTCGTCGCACTCGGCGGCGGCGCGCTCCTGCGAGCGCGCCGGTGA
- a CDS encoding DUF7114 family protein, whose amino-acid sequence MDRADCCRRAARDAVADVDPPHLHDVITATLDGASMAPGVLVLESAAAVRDGESATDATGGDLEGIAHHAAGVQLIYEGLRLTRTLSHDEPWARDDEAAAADADLEILAADILVARGFYLLARTDAAGKAVRTVQAFGRDQTLREQPDADRAALDANLERDVLELAVLAGTAAVGSTPTPALVATANEIADAVGTGFPPASECLPALEPTDTTTPPGDGIPTDKATSATDP is encoded by the coding sequence GCACGACGTCATTACCGCTACCCTCGACGGCGCCTCGATGGCTCCCGGTGTACTCGTCCTCGAGAGTGCAGCAGCCGTCCGCGACGGTGAGAGCGCAACCGACGCCACCGGAGGCGATCTCGAGGGGATCGCCCACCACGCGGCGGGCGTTCAGCTGATTTACGAGGGGCTGCGCCTGACGCGGACGCTCTCTCACGACGAGCCGTGGGCCCGCGACGACGAGGCGGCAGCCGCCGACGCCGACCTCGAGATCCTCGCCGCGGACATCCTGGTCGCCCGTGGTTTCTACCTCCTCGCTCGAACCGACGCCGCCGGCAAGGCCGTCCGAACCGTCCAGGCGTTCGGTCGCGACCAGACGCTCCGCGAGCAACCCGACGCCGACCGCGCCGCGCTGGACGCGAACCTCGAGCGCGACGTCCTCGAACTCGCCGTCCTCGCCGGCACGGCCGCAGTCGGTTCGACGCCGACGCCCGCGCTGGTCGCGACGGCGAACGAGATCGCCGATGCCGTCGGCACCGGTTTTCCGCCCGCGTCTGAGTGTCTGCCCGCGCTCGAGCCGACCGACACGACCACGCCACCGGGTGATGGGATACCGACGGACAAGGCGACCTCGGCGACCGACCCGTAG